In Candidatus Pacearchaeota archaeon, the genomic stretch TATTTTTCCTGCCAAGTCTTAGGTTTTAGTCCAAAATCAGGAACCACCTCTGGAAAAATAGTTTTAATTGTTGTATTTTTTTTATCCCAAAAATACGATCCAAATAATCCATCTTCCATTATCCCATTAATTTCAACAATAAAGGGAGAGATATTCTGACCATATTCAAGGCTATTTGAAAAACCCCTGACTCCACCAATAGAACCTCTACTTGCAGGAGGAACAATTTCCTTCGGGGAATATATTCGAGCAACAACCTTACTTCTATTATCGTCAATCCGCTTATACATGATTATGTATTGTAGTGGACTATCAACCTCTCCGGATTCAGTCTTATACTTCATTTCCATCGCTCCAAAAGAAACTTTAATTTGATCTTTAAAAAAATACTCCTTGAGATAATTAACTGCCATGCTAACTGTTCCTTTTTCTAATTTTCCTATCATTCCAGAAGTATCTTCTGTTCCAATAAGTCTAGCTATATCTAATGATTCCTTGACGACATTAAAAGAAGCGTCTAATGGAAGATCTTTGAAAAAATAATTCCACATACTCAACATATAAATATGCTTAAGTAATGATACAACGGTTGTTTCCATTGGATTAGAATAACCATCAGATTTTGATAATATCCATTGGCTATATAACAAATCTGGAAAATTTTGTAATATTCTTTTACTTTCAAATTCAGAAAGAACCTGATAGTTGTCTTCTTCAACGAAATTAAAAAAATTAAAATCTATAGCAAAAACTTTTTGTGGTACGGCTAAAAAACATACAAACAATAATGTTAATACCGCACTGTCTAATAAATTGTAAAGTTTCATTTTTTAATATTAACTGTTGTTAAGAAATTATTAAATTCTTGAAGGCATACCTCTTTATCCTGTCCAAAAAGATAGGAATGGAAGCTATAGATTATATTATTGTACGGAATGCTAAAACTAGTAAAAATGCCCTGATTTTCTCCTTCATTTTTAAAATCATTTTCTTCAAGACCGTTTAATCCGGAAACTTCTCTAGTTTCACATATTTTTTGCTCATCGTTCTGATATCGAGAGCAATAATTACTAGCTATCTTATCTTTCAAATAACTATAATCTATGTCGTAATTGCTTCCTTCTTTTTGTAATTCAGCATAAACTTCAATCCAACATCCCTTTTGGGGAATAAAAAATGAGTCTTTTTCAAGAGGAATAAAGTCGGAGCTATGTATAGATAATCCTATGCTATCTTTTTTTATTTCCCACCCATCAGGAACAGCAAATGTTAACCCAACCTCCTTATTCTCTATATACTTTTTGCCATCAATTTCCTGCTCTAAAACTTTTTCGAAAGAAACAAGGCCCATTTTTGATTCCTGCCATTTATTATATAAAAAATATCCAGTAGTAATTAAAATCAAAGTTAAAACTGACAGAATTATTATTTTGCTAATTTTATTCATTTTATTCAATTATTAATTCATCTTATTAATCTAACAAAAAGAACTGTATCTTTTAAAAAGAACTATTTAAAGAACTTATCGCTAACTATTTAAAAATTTAAAAGAGACTATTCCTGTCTCTTTTTTAACAAATCACTACCCATTCCAAATAATTTACCACCCGCCCACAACATGAATGATGCAAAGATAATCCAAGATGTCATGTTCAATAATTGCGTTACTGTATTTTCTGGAATCATTTGGCTAATTTGATCTTTTACGATATTTCCTATTTGATTCTGAATGTCTGTTCCTGTTGTAGCACCGTTGCCTGTCGTGGTCGTCTGATTATTAACAAATACCTGTGGAAATTCCTTCTGAGCAGAAAAATAATAATAGGACGTAGTAATATCCCAAAAAACTACAAATAACCCTGCAGTTATTAAAACCGACGCAAGAAATTGTCTGATAGTAAATTCCATAGAATATTTTTAATTTGATAGATTATATGTCTTTTTTAATTTCGATTCCCGCAGAATTTAAAATGCTTTTTATTGTTCCTAATGGTAAATTTTTAGAATGATACGGGACCACTGCTCTCTTTTTTGTCTTATTGTTATAAAAAACGTAATGACTGCCCGTTGTATGATCTATATAAAAATTATTACTCTGTAATAATTTTATTAATTCTTTTGAGGTAAAACGGGGAATCTTAGGCATAAATAATCTCTAGTGTAGCAAATAAATTATCTTTATCGCTAAGTATGTGTCCTCCATGCTTCTTCACGCTTGCCAGATAAGCACCAATTGCATCATAAGCCATTTCTTTAGCTTCTTTTAAGTTCTTTCCATAAGTTATACATCCAGGAAGGGCAGGAACAACAACAGTAAAACCACCTTCTGGCTCAGGTCTTAAAATAATATTATATTGAAGAATTTTCTTTTTCATGTTTAAATATTAACATTGCCCAAAATACTTGTCAAACAATAATTTAATATTTTCTTTCTAAAATATCTAAACCGTTATTAATTGCATCACAAATAAAGTTTTGAAGTTGAGTAAAGTCATCACTCAACTGAGACTTTTCTAAATAAACATAATAAAGATATTTTGTTCCCTGTTTAATAACTGCTGGAACTAAATTTTCTCTTAGAAGTATTGCGGTTAAGAGAAGCCTACCCACTCTTCCGTTACCATCAGAAAAAGGATGTATCTTTTCAAAAGAACTATGCACTTCTGAAGCAAAAGCTATCACATCGTTATTCTTCTTTTTATTAAATAAATCGGATATTAATTCGGGAATTTTTAAATAATTAGCTGTCGGAACGCTTGTACCCAATATTCTTACTGGATGAACCCTATATCTTCCTGCGTCATTTATTATTCCATTCATTAAAATGCTATGTAATTTTAAAACTAAAGATTCATCAATTTCTCCTTTATTAAGAATGAAATCAAAAAGATAATTAAGGGCAGTCTGATGATTTTTTGCTTCAAGTTGTTCAGATAGTGTTTTTTTAGAAAAAGAAATATTATCAAATATAATCGAAGCTGTTTCTTTTTCGCTTAAGGTGCTTCCCTCTATTTTGTTTGAATGGTAAGTTAGTTTAAGAATAAATTCTTGTTTAATGTCCGGACTTGAAATAATTTCTTTTAAAATATTGCTATGCTTCTTGCTTCTTTCTTTTATTTGTTCTTTTTTATTTTTTAAATATTCCTCTGTTATCTGTTTTTGTCCTGTTAATTCTAAATAAAAGCTTCCTATTAAATTTTGCTTATCAATCCTTGGTTTTGATTTTCCATTATACCAAGCATTTAGTGTAGCAAAAGAAACTCCAAACTTTTGGGCCATTTCTGTCTGTTTTAAACCAGATACTTTTTGAATAATTTTTAATTTCTCCGATATTGTCATAACTTTATATAATAATAACAAACTATATAAAGTTTGTCAAACTATATAAAGTTACAAACCGGAAAAAGATTTAATCTTTGAGACAGGAATAATGTTTATAAAATCATTAATATCCCTATATCCTATTCCCAAAACTTCCCCCTTAATATCGAAAACAGGAGCACCATTAATTTTTTCATTTTCGATAATATTAGTTTTAATTAAATTTTCATCAAAAGTTTTAACAATTCCTTCGTTTACGCTATTTGATAAAATAAAAACTCTCGTTCCTATTTCCAATTTAGATAAATCAAAAAATCCTTTAGCTTGAAGATTATTTTTATCAAGCTTAATTAAAGCTAAGTTTTCATTTAGGTCTCTTTTTAAAACCTGATAAGAAATACTGCTCCCTCCGTTAATTGTAATATTTACTTTAGATCCTTGGGGTACATTTTCAGCAAGAGTAATAATTAATCCATCGACAGTTAAAACTAAACCAAAACCTTGAATTTCTTTTTTATTATATTCAGTCTTTAAATTAACGACCGAATCTTTTACATTTTTGATAGCGCTTGTTAAGGCTGTGTTTTCCTCAATATATACCCTTTCCTCCTTATTAACTAGTTGAACAAAGGCTGATTGATTTTTAAAAACAAAAAGCCAGGCGATCGTTCCACCTAGTGTTCCCAAAAGAATAACTATTATTACTTTTAAAAAATTATTTATTTGCATTAACTTTCGCTAAAGGTTTTTTAGTTTTCTTATTAGATATTGTTTTTAAAAAAATATCATCTTTATCAGCATCTATTGAGATGGTATCTCCATCTTTTATCTCATCGGTTACAATCTTTAAAGCCATGGGATTTAAAATCAATTTCTGGATTATTCTTTTTAGGGGACGAGCTCCTAAATTAGGATCAAATCCTTGTCTCGCTAATGATTGCTTAGCTTTTTCAGAAACAATAATTCTAATATCCTTTTTCCCTAATCTCTTTTGAACCTTATTTAACTCTAAATCAACAATTTGTTTGATTTCTTCTGCTCCTAAATAGTCGAAGATAACAATTTCATCGACCCTGTTAATGAATTCGGGCTTGAATTTTTCCTTCAATGCTCCTTGAATTTTTTCTTTTAGCCCTTCTTTCTGGCTTAATTTTCCATTATCAATAAAACCCAAAGGAGCTTCTTTGGCAATAATATCAGAACCTATATTCGAAGTCATAATTAAGATAGTGTTCTTGAAAGAAACTACTCTTCCCTTAGAATCGCTCAATCGTCCATCTTCTAAAACCTGAAGTAAAATATTAAAAACTTCGGGATGAGCTTTTTCAATTTCGTCTAAAAGAATAACACTATATGGCCTTCTTCTTACTTTTTCGGTTAATTGACCCCCCTCATCATAACCAACGTATCCTGGAGGACTACCAATCATTTTTGATACATCAAACTTTTCCATATATTCAGACATATCAACTCTAATCATGGCATTCTCATCATTAAACAAGAACTCAGCTAGAGCTTTAGCAGTCTCTGTTTTTCCAACTCCTGTTGGGCCTAGAAACATAAAGGAACCTAGAGGCCTTGATTCTTCAGATATACCAGCCCTAGAACGCCTAATAGCATTAGAAACAGCCTTAATTGCCTCTTCTTGGTCAATAATTCTTTTGCCCAACTCTTTCTCCATATTCTCCAATTTAAAAGCTTCTGATTCCATCAGTCTAGTTACGGGAATTCCTGTCCAACGCGAAACAACTCGACTTATTTCTTCTGGCCCAATCTCTTGTTTTAAAATAGGATTCTGTTTTTGCAATCTAATTAGTTTATTCTCCTGTTTTTTTAATTTAGCAAATAAATCAGGCAAGGTCCCATATTTTATTTCCGCAACTTTTTGCAAATCACCTTCTTTTAATAGTTTCTCTAGTTGATATTTTTCCCTATCAATATTCTCTTTTAAACTTTTAATATTAGACATGGTTTCTTTTTCGGTTTTCCATCTAACTGAGAAAGTATTAGCTTTTTCCGAAAGTTCGGCTAATTCACGACTAATAACTTTTTCTCTTCTCTCTATATGTTCTTTTTCTTTATTGTTAGCATTTAAAATTTCTTTCTTTAAAGCTTCTCTTTCAATTTCTAATTTCTGAATTTCTTTTCTTAAATCTTCTAATTCAATCGGGTTAGATTCTATTTCTAATCTTAAGGCTGAAGCAGCCTCATCCATTAAATCAACTGCCTTGTCTGGTAAAAATCTATCAGTAATGTATCTGGCTGATAATTCGGCGGCAGCAATCAAAGCTGAATCTTTAATTTTTAATCCATGATGTAGTTCGTACTTCTCTTTGATTCCTCTTAATATGGAGATTGTGTCTTCAATGCTCGGCTCGGTAACAAAAATTGGTTGGAATCTTCTTTCCAATGCTGCATCACTCTCAATATATTTATGATATTCTTTAATTGTTGTCGCTCCAATAGCTCTCAATTCTCCTCTTGATAACGCAGGCTTTAAAAGATTAGAAGCATCAACCGCACCTTCAGCTGAACCAGCTCCAACTAAAGTATGTAATTCGTCTATAAATAATAAATATTTTCCTTCTCCTTTCTTGATTTCTTTCAAAAGCATTTTGATTCTCTCTTCAAATTCACCTCTAAATCTTGTTCCAGCAATCATTGCTCCTAAATCAAGACTAACTAATTCCTTATCTTTTAAACTTTCAGGAACATCTCCTCTAACTATTCTTTGAGCTAGACCCTCAACTATAGCAGTCTTTCCAACTCCTGGCTCTCCAATTAAAGCTGGATTATTTTTGGTTCGACGAGATAAAATCTGCATTAGTCTTCTAATTTCGTCATCTCTTCCAACCACAGGATCAAGTTTTCCCTTTTTAGCTAAAGTAGTTAAATTTCTGGTATAATTTTCTAATATCTTATATCTAGCTTCAGGATTGGGAGTAGTAATTTTTTCGCCTCCCCTTATTTGTCCAAATACTTTTTGAGCAGAAAAATAGTCT encodes the following:
- a CDS encoding type II toxin-antitoxin system HicA family toxin; this encodes MPKIPRFTSKELIKLLQSNNFYIDHTTGSHYVFYNNKTKKRAVVPYHSKNLPLGTIKSILNSAGIEIKKDI
- a CDS encoding type II toxin-antitoxin system HicB family antitoxin, translating into MKKKILQYNIILRPEPEGGFTVVVPALPGCITYGKNLKEAKEMAYDAIGAYLASVKKHGGHILSDKDNLFATLEIIYA
- a CDS encoding Fic family protein, producing the protein MTISEKLKIIQKVSGLKQTEMAQKFGVSFATLNAWYNGKSKPRIDKQNLIGSFYLELTGQKQITEEYLKNKKEQIKERSKKHSNILKEIISSPDIKQEFILKLTYHSNKIEGSTLSEKETASIIFDNISFSKKTLSEQLEAKNHQTALNYLFDFILNKGEIDESLVLKLHSILMNGIINDAGRYRVHPVRILGTSVPTANYLKIPELISDLFNKKKNNDVIAFASEVHSSFEKIHPFSDGNGRVGRLLLTAILLRENLVPAVIKQGTKYLYYVYLEKSQLSDDFTQLQNFICDAINNGLDILERKY
- a CDS encoding S1C family serine protease, which encodes MQINNFLKVIIVILLGTLGGTIAWLFVFKNQSAFVQLVNKEERVYIEENTALTSAIKNVKDSVVNLKTEYNKKEIQGFGLVLTVDGLIITLAENVPQGSKVNITINGGSSISYQVLKRDLNENLALIKLDKNNLQAKGFFDLSKLEIGTRVFILSNSVNEGIVKTFDENLIKTNIIENEKINGAPVFDIKGEVLGIGYRDINDFINIIPVSKIKSFSGL
- a CDS encoding AAA family ATPase; this encodes MEGINFTNKAQKIVMQAQNLARDMGQQHIDALHLLFAILSDNDNIVFTLLNKLNVDIEDLQKKIRSALGQIPTITNNKIVGQFYLTQDMDRVLNGAKDEAINMGDDFVSLEHLFLSLLNTSSLAGDILKRVTYLRTLGSEEQKEKLDYFSAQKVFGQIRGGEKITTPNPEARYKILENYTRNLTTLAKKGKLDPVVGRDDEIRRLMQILSRRTKNNPALIGEPGVGKTAIVEGLAQRIVRGDVPESLKDKELVSLDLGAMIAGTRFRGEFEERIKMLLKEIKKGEGKYLLFIDELHTLVGAGSAEGAVDASNLLKPALSRGELRAIGATTIKEYHKYIESDAALERRFQPIFVTEPSIEDTISILRGIKEKYELHHGLKIKDSALIAAAELSARYITDRFLPDKAVDLMDEAASALRLEIESNPIELEDLRKEIQKLEIEREALKKEILNANNKEKEHIERREKVISRELAELSEKANTFSVRWKTEKETMSNIKSLKENIDREKYQLEKLLKEGDLQKVAEIKYGTLPDLFAKLKKQENKLIRLQKQNPILKQEIGPEEISRVVSRWTGIPVTRLMESEAFKLENMEKELGKRIIDQEEAIKAVSNAIRRSRAGISEESRPLGSFMFLGPTGVGKTETAKALAEFLFNDENAMIRVDMSEYMEKFDVSKMIGSPPGYVGYDEGGQLTEKVRRRPYSVILLDEIEKAHPEVFNILLQVLEDGRLSDSKGRVVSFKNTILIMTSNIGSDIIAKEAPLGFIDNGKLSQKEGLKEKIQGALKEKFKPEFINRVDEIVIFDYLGAEEIKQIVDLELNKVQKRLGKKDIRIIVSEKAKQSLARQGFDPNLGARPLKRIIQKLILNPMALKIVTDEIKDGDTISIDADKDDIFLKTISNKKTKKPLAKVNANK